One Tunturibacter gelidoferens genomic region harbors:
- a CDS encoding alpha-amylase family glycosyl hydrolase yields MITFHRTPRRPFLLCFACILTAASPFAATQTLARPGWVGSGITTDLWWKRAIIYEINPVDFGPAGDSPLHGIAHRLDYIHSLGTDAILLTHLQPDPTHAETIDPTLGTLDDFDDLLREASSRHLRVLLDLDPAIPAADLPNVARFWLNRGIAGFHVIGTNDTARAQASTLRTTASSYLGQRILIADADLTLTATAQPQPEPQPSTRGRHHAHSRSRKQSSTGTTTHAYTALDTQSPQLLLDDRPGAITTLNAAAIRPIIDHLQEIQQAGHSLPLLATDGPSFTRSMSRYADGHHDLAIARLLATFLFTTRAESLLYYGQELGVRTSSSPDAVTPLIQWDAPPPPAKPAPATETYVPYKPPTTAASTPPDAAPNAALEDADPNSLLNWYRQLSTLHHGNTTLASGTSLTINRDDQNVLVLIRKPKVVSANSPVLVLLFNLTPQPVQLSLKADTTKLGLRGSFLRTVLRSYDGIGTMHLDEMTLPPYGAYIGELRY; encoded by the coding sequence ATGATCACCTTCCATCGAACGCCCCGCCGACCTTTCCTCCTCTGCTTCGCCTGCATCCTCACCGCAGCAAGTCCATTCGCCGCAACCCAAACCCTCGCCCGCCCCGGCTGGGTAGGCTCGGGCATCACCACCGACCTCTGGTGGAAACGCGCCATCATCTATGAGATCAATCCTGTCGACTTCGGCCCCGCCGGAGACAGCCCCCTCCACGGCATCGCTCATCGCCTCGACTACATTCACTCTCTCGGCACCGACGCCATCCTCCTCACGCACTTACAGCCCGATCCCACTCACGCCGAAACCATCGACCCCACCCTCGGCACCCTGGACGACTTCGATGACCTCCTCCGCGAAGCCAGCAGCCGCCACCTCCGCGTCCTGCTCGACCTCGACCCCGCCATTCCCGCAGCCGATCTGCCCAATGTCGCCCGCTTCTGGCTCAATCGCGGCATCGCGGGTTTTCATGTCATCGGCACCAACGACACCGCCCGCGCTCAGGCTTCAACTCTCCGCACCACGGCCAGCAGTTATCTCGGCCAACGCATCCTGATCGCGGATGCCGACCTTACCTTGACCGCAACTGCCCAACCTCAGCCTGAGCCACAACCCTCCACACGCGGCCGTCATCACGCGCACTCACGCTCTCGAAAACAATCAAGCACCGGCACTACAACCCACGCCTACACCGCACTCGACACCCAATCCCCGCAACTCCTCCTCGACGACCGCCCGGGTGCCATCACCACTCTCAACGCCGCTGCCATTCGTCCGATCATCGACCACCTCCAGGAGATCCAGCAAGCCGGACACAGCCTCCCGCTTCTCGCCACCGACGGCCCCTCCTTCACCCGGAGCATGAGCCGCTACGCCGACGGCCACCACGATCTTGCGATCGCCAGGCTTCTCGCCACCTTCCTCTTCACCACCCGCGCCGAATCGCTCCTCTACTACGGGCAGGAGCTCGGTGTCCGCACCTCGTCTTCACCTGACGCAGTCACACCGTTGATTCAGTGGGATGCACCACCACCGCCTGCAAAACCGGCACCCGCCACCGAAACATATGTCCCGTACAAGCCCCCCACGACCGCCGCGAGTACTCCTCCCGATGCCGCGCCCAACGCCGCACTGGAAGACGCCGACCCGAACTCTCTCCTCAACTGGTATCGCCAGCTCAGCACGCTTCACCACGGCAACACCACTCTGGCCTCGGGCACCAGCCTCACCATCAACCGCGACGATCAGAATGTTCTCGTCCTGATCCGCAAACCGAAGGTGGTCTCCGCCAACTCTCCCGTTCTGGTCCTGCTGTTCAATCTCACCCCACAGCCGGTACAGCTTTCGCTCAAAGCCGATACAACGAAACTCGGGCTGCGCGGCAGCTTTCTTCGGACAGTTCTGCGCTCCTATGACGGGATAGGCACCATGCATCTCGACGAGATGACGCTCCCGCCCTACGGGGCCTACATCGGCGAACTCCGCTACTAG
- a CDS encoding M20/M25/M40 family metallo-hydrolase, producing the protein MKGLAAFGLGAALVFVQTGTAQMGAPDTPPPVSMQAVSGPLAAKYKAEADRILKAGETDDDGYVALTYLCDHIGKRLSGSPQLNTAVEWGAELMRKAGLQNVTVQPVMVPHWVRGSESGAIVAPVTKPLHMLGLGMSVGTPKDGITAEAVFVPSFAALDAMTPEQVKGKIVVFNPGWHGYGVNVMYRAIGPSKAAAKGAVGVLVRSATGLAMQTPHTGSLYYDEKVTKIPAAAISIEDALMIERLCKEGPVKVHLQMDAHMEADVKAGNVMGEIVGSEHPEQVVVIGGHIDSWDVGQGAQDDGSGIMGTFQAVTLIHKLGLKPKRTIRLVFWVNEENGEAGGKAYRKMIGAKIGEQVAAIEMDEGAEKPLGIGYGGFESMMPGAPPFDLSKLPPDQQQSFATLQDIASLLGPIGADKVLPGGGGSDIEPLTDDGVPALAPRTEDLHYFDWHHTEADTLDKVDPKEFRKNAAMLSVVAYVLADMDGQLAGKTAAPAK; encoded by the coding sequence ATGAAAGGTCTTGCCGCTTTTGGTTTGGGGGCTGCGCTGGTTTTTGTTCAGACGGGGACGGCGCAGATGGGTGCACCTGATACGCCGCCACCGGTGTCGATGCAGGCTGTCAGCGGGCCGCTGGCGGCGAAGTACAAGGCGGAGGCGGATAGGATTCTGAAGGCAGGCGAGACAGATGACGATGGATATGTGGCGCTGACGTATCTGTGCGACCACATCGGCAAGCGGCTGAGTGGTTCGCCGCAGCTGAACACCGCGGTGGAATGGGGTGCCGAGTTGATGCGAAAGGCCGGGCTGCAGAATGTGACGGTGCAGCCGGTGATGGTGCCGCATTGGGTGAGGGGGAGCGAGTCGGGTGCCATCGTCGCGCCTGTGACGAAGCCGCTGCATATGTTGGGGCTGGGTATGAGCGTGGGAACACCGAAGGACGGCATTACGGCGGAGGCGGTGTTTGTGCCGAGCTTTGCGGCGCTGGATGCGATGACGCCGGAGCAGGTGAAGGGAAAGATCGTGGTGTTCAATCCGGGCTGGCATGGTTATGGCGTGAACGTGATGTATCGGGCGATTGGACCGTCGAAGGCCGCGGCGAAGGGCGCAGTCGGTGTGTTAGTGCGGTCGGCTACGGGGCTGGCGATGCAGACTCCGCATACGGGCTCGCTTTACTACGACGAGAAGGTGACGAAGATTCCGGCAGCTGCGATCTCGATCGAGGATGCGCTGATGATCGAGCGGCTGTGCAAAGAGGGGCCGGTGAAGGTGCATCTGCAGATGGACGCTCATATGGAAGCTGACGTGAAAGCCGGAAACGTGATGGGTGAGATTGTTGGCAGCGAGCATCCGGAGCAGGTTGTGGTGATTGGCGGGCACATTGATTCTTGGGATGTGGGGCAAGGCGCGCAGGACGATGGATCTGGCATTATGGGAACGTTTCAAGCGGTGACGCTGATTCATAAGCTGGGCCTGAAGCCGAAGCGGACAATTCGGCTGGTGTTCTGGGTGAACGAAGAGAATGGCGAGGCGGGCGGGAAGGCTTATCGAAAGATGATTGGCGCGAAGATCGGCGAACAGGTGGCGGCGATCGAGATGGACGAAGGAGCGGAGAAGCCGCTGGGGATTGGATATGGCGGGTTCGAGTCGATGATGCCTGGTGCGCCGCCTTTTGACTTGAGCAAGCTGCCGCCGGATCAGCAGCAGTCGTTTGCGACGCTACAGGACATTGCTTCGCTGCTGGGGCCGATTGGTGCGGACAAGGTGCTGCCGGGTGGGGGTGGGTCTGACATCGAGCCGCTTACCGACGACGGCGTGCCCGCGTTGGCTCCGAGGACAGAGGATCTGCACTACTTCGACTGGCACCATACGGAGGCGGATACGCTCGATAAGGTGGATCCGAAGGAGTTTCGGAAGAACGCGGCGATGTTGTCCGTGGTGGCGTATGTGTTGGCCGATATGGATGGGCAGTTGGCAGGGAAGACCGCGGCTCCTGCGAAGTAG
- a CDS encoding VOC family protein codes for MNRSKRLAAICATLFTCTLTIQAQTTPTRPKILGISHVGFFVSDLPKALDFWHGLLGYDEPYDLKNPDGTTRIAFIKINDHQHVELFNQQPPAGSGHLSHIAFIVSNAERMRLYLASRGILVGNQVSKGKTGDLNFEIKDPDGNLIEFVEPQPDGMEARNTGKFLPASRISDSIYHLGFLVGNSEKSIKFYGDLLAFHEFWRGSSNGTQLSWIDMQVPDGNDYVEFMLYRDLPPPDKRGGQEHISLLVPDVAKSINVLESRPAFQTYGKPVAPHTGVNGKRQVNLFDPDGTRVELMESETANGKPVPPSTAPPPN; via the coding sequence ATGAATCGAAGCAAGCGACTAGCAGCGATCTGCGCCACCCTCTTCACCTGCACGCTGACCATCCAGGCCCAAACCACACCAACTCGTCCCAAGATTCTCGGCATCTCGCACGTCGGCTTCTTCGTCTCCGACCTACCCAAAGCCCTGGACTTCTGGCACGGCCTCCTCGGCTACGACGAACCCTACGATCTCAAGAACCCCGACGGCACCACCCGCATCGCCTTCATAAAGATCAACGACCACCAGCACGTCGAACTCTTCAATCAGCAACCGCCGGCAGGCTCGGGTCACCTCAGCCACATCGCCTTCATCGTCTCGAACGCCGAGCGGATGCGACTGTATCTCGCCTCTCGCGGCATCCTCGTCGGCAATCAGGTCAGCAAAGGCAAAACCGGCGACCTGAACTTCGAGATCAAAGATCCCGACGGCAATCTCATCGAGTTCGTCGAGCCTCAGCCCGATGGCATGGAAGCGCGCAACACCGGCAAATTCCTCCCCGCCTCCCGCATCTCCGACTCCATCTACCACCTCGGCTTTCTCGTCGGCAACAGCGAGAAGTCCATCAAGTTCTACGGCGATCTTCTCGCCTTCCACGAGTTCTGGCGCGGCAGCTCCAACGGCACGCAACTAAGCTGGATCGACATGCAGGTACCCGACGGCAACGACTACGTCGAGTTCATGCTCTACCGCGATCTTCCCCCACCGGACAAACGCGGAGGCCAGGAACACATCTCTCTCCTCGTGCCCGACGTCGCAAAGTCCATCAACGTCCTCGAATCTCGCCCAGCCTTCCAAACTTACGGCAAGCCTGTGGCTCCTCACACCGGCGTCAACGGCAAGCGCCAGGTCAACCTCTTCGACCCCGACGGCACCCGCGTCGAACTGATGGAGTCCGAAACAGCAAACGGCAAGCCGGTCCCACCCTCCACGGCTCCGCCGCCAAACTAA
- a CDS encoding aldehyde dehydrogenase family protein: MTIRKEVEDILAHLGVPATTGNLTVRTPITGEVIAQIATITPEAASKAIAFAHTAFLQWRLIPAPRRGELVRLLGEELRAQSHLLGRLVTIETGKILSEGHGEVQEMIDICTFAAGLSRQLAGLTVPSERAKHRMMETWHPLGVVGIISAFNFPVAVWSWNAALALVCGNAVVWKPSERTPLTALATQAIFERAAEKFAEIYEPVPEGLSTLLIGDAKVGEQLVDSPLIPLVSATGSTTMGRAVAPKLAARFAKAILELGGNNAAIVAPTADLDLTLRAIAFSAMGTAGQRCTTLRRLIVNESVYDKLIPQLKKVYGSVVIGDPGAQGTLVGPLIDERSYTAMQKSLEEARSAGAAVTGGERIPTANDEAFYVRPALVEIGSQTDTVKRETFAPILYVLKYTDFADALALHNDVPQGLSSSIFTMNLREAELFLSATGSDCGIANVNIGTSGAEIGGAFGGEKETGGGRESGSDAWKAYMRRATNTINYGTDLPLAQGVSFDID, from the coding sequence ATGACGATCAGAAAAGAAGTCGAAGACATCCTCGCGCACCTCGGCGTCCCCGCCACCACCGGCAACCTCACCGTCCGCACCCCAATCACCGGCGAGGTCATCGCCCAGATCGCCACGATCACGCCTGAGGCCGCCAGCAAAGCCATCGCCTTCGCCCACACCGCCTTCCTCCAATGGCGCCTCATCCCTGCACCGCGTCGCGGCGAACTCGTCCGCCTCCTCGGCGAGGAGCTTCGCGCCCAAAGCCATCTACTCGGCCGCCTCGTCACCATCGAAACCGGCAAGATTCTCTCCGAGGGTCACGGCGAAGTTCAGGAGATGATCGACATCTGCACCTTCGCCGCTGGCCTCTCGCGCCAGCTCGCCGGCCTCACCGTCCCCTCCGAGCGCGCCAAACACCGCATGATGGAGACCTGGCACCCTCTCGGTGTCGTCGGCATCATCTCCGCCTTCAACTTCCCGGTCGCCGTCTGGAGCTGGAACGCCGCCCTCGCGCTCGTCTGCGGCAACGCCGTCGTCTGGAAGCCCTCCGAAAGGACCCCCCTCACCGCCCTCGCCACGCAGGCTATCTTCGAACGAGCCGCTGAAAAATTCGCCGAGATATACGAACCCGTTCCCGAAGGCCTCTCCACCCTCCTCATCGGCGACGCAAAAGTAGGCGAGCAGTTAGTTGATAGCCCACTCATCCCGCTCGTCTCCGCCACCGGATCAACGACCATGGGCCGCGCCGTAGCTCCAAAGCTCGCCGCACGCTTCGCCAAAGCCATCCTCGAGCTCGGCGGCAACAATGCAGCCATCGTCGCCCCCACCGCCGACCTCGACCTTACCCTACGCGCCATCGCCTTCTCTGCCATGGGCACCGCCGGCCAGCGCTGCACGACCCTCCGCCGCCTCATCGTCAATGAAAGCGTCTACGACAAGCTCATACCGCAGCTCAAAAAGGTCTACGGCTCCGTCGTCATCGGGGACCCCGGCGCACAGGGCACCCTCGTCGGCCCACTCATCGACGAGCGCTCCTACACCGCCATGCAGAAATCCCTTGAAGAAGCCCGCAGCGCCGGAGCCGCCGTCACCGGAGGAGAACGAATCCCAACCGCGAACGACGAAGCCTTCTACGTCCGCCCCGCCCTCGTCGAGATCGGCTCGCAAACCGACACCGTCAAACGCGAGACCTTCGCGCCGATCCTCTACGTCCTCAAATACACCGACTTCGCCGACGCCCTCGCCCTCCACAACGACGTCCCCCAGGGCCTCTCCTCGTCGATCTTCACCATGAATCTCCGCGAAGCCGAACTCTTCCTCTCCGCCACCGGCTCCGACTGCGGCATCGCCAACGTCAACATCGGAACCTCAGGCGCAGAGATCGGCGGAGCCTTCGGCGGCGAAAAGGAGACCGGCGGAGGCCGCGAGTCCGGCTCCGACGCGTGGAAGGCGTACATGCGCCGCGCCACCAACACCATCAACTACGGAACCGACCTGCCCTTGGCACAAGGAGTCAGCTTCGACATCGACTAA
- a CDS encoding FAD-binding and (Fe-S)-binding domain-containing protein, protein MAAPPTLPFVILPSSHARAHDTFADADELASLLREQIRGEVRFDPASKALYSTDASNYRHIPIGVVIPRDEADVITTVTLCRRFNAPILTRGAGTSLAGQGCNAAVILDFSKYMNGMDEIDVENRTVKVQPGIVLDRVRDAAEKLHLTFAPDPATHSRCTIGGMIGNNSCGVHGLMGGKTVDNIATLDLLLYDGTRLTVGPTTEAELAAHIAAGGRTGEIYSTLKSLRDTYSTKVREKFPNIPRRVSGFNLDELLPENSFNVARALVGSEGTCAIILGATLQLVQSPPCRTLVGVGFPDIFLAADHVPQILEHKPIGFEGMDGLLLDAMRRKQKFAEELTLLPDGNGFLIIEFGGDTQAEANTKARALVASLKTIAPDATTRIYTSVEAKSIWRVRESALGATAFIPGVGTGWEGWEDAAVDPHQLGSYLRAIFALMNEYGYRSPMYGHFGQGCVHMRHNFDLETPEGILKFRQFMDRATDIALAHGGSLSGEHGDGQARGALLPKMFGPELMQAFRTFKSLFDPTNRLNPNKLIDAHEPHEDLRLGADYNPWHPKTHFAYAENNGSFASANLRCVGVGACRKTDAGTICPSFMATGEELHSTRGRAHLLWELMQGEVLPDQWKNKQVKESLDLCLACKACKSECPVSVDMATYKSEFLAHHYEGEPRPLSHYAFGRIDVFARLASYAPHLVNAVNHTPLISSIIKKILHIHPKRSFPRFSKPFTPDRRLARDPQRRRDRRIPLPADAPEVFLWADTFNNYFHPAAMRAAHNVLTTAGFRVTLPTQHLCCGRPLYDFGMLDTAKDYLLKTLNALTAQLQAGTPIVVLEPSCASVFRDELTNLLPHDPRAQKLRDQTFLLSEFLVKRAPHYRPPQLNEKILVHGHCHHRATMGMQDEITLLRLTGAEVELLDSGCCGMAGPFGFEKDKFAVSQTLANRVLLPAVRAKSAGTILVTDGFSCAEQITQNTKAKPMHLAEVLAQSPQD, encoded by the coding sequence ATGGCTGCTCCTCCCACCCTGCCCTTCGTCATCCTGCCGAGCTCCCACGCCCGCGCACACGACACCTTCGCCGACGCCGACGAGCTCGCCTCACTCCTCCGCGAGCAGATCCGCGGCGAAGTCCGCTTCGATCCCGCCTCCAAAGCCCTCTACTCCACCGACGCCTCGAACTACCGCCACATCCCCATCGGCGTCGTCATCCCACGCGACGAAGCCGACGTCATCACCACCGTCACCCTCTGCCGCCGCTTCAACGCACCCATCCTCACCCGCGGAGCCGGCACCTCGCTCGCCGGACAGGGCTGCAACGCCGCCGTCATCCTCGACTTCTCGAAATACATGAACGGCATGGACGAGATCGACGTAGAAAACCGCACCGTCAAAGTCCAGCCCGGCATCGTCCTCGACCGTGTCCGCGACGCCGCCGAAAAACTCCACCTCACCTTTGCACCCGACCCCGCAACGCACAGCCGCTGCACCATCGGCGGCATGATCGGCAACAACTCCTGCGGCGTGCACGGCCTCATGGGCGGCAAAACCGTGGACAACATCGCCACACTCGACCTCCTCCTCTACGACGGCACCCGCCTAACCGTAGGCCCCACGACCGAAGCCGAACTCGCCGCCCACATCGCAGCCGGCGGCCGCACCGGCGAGATCTACTCCACCCTCAAATCCCTCCGAGACACCTACTCCACTAAGGTCCGTGAGAAATTCCCCAACATCCCACGCCGCGTCTCCGGCTTCAACCTTGACGAGCTCCTCCCCGAAAACTCCTTCAACGTGGCCCGCGCCTTAGTCGGCAGCGAAGGCACCTGCGCCATCATCCTCGGCGCAACCCTGCAGCTCGTTCAATCTCCACCCTGCCGCACCCTCGTCGGCGTCGGCTTCCCCGACATCTTCCTCGCCGCCGACCACGTCCCCCAGATCCTCGAGCACAAACCCATCGGCTTCGAAGGCATGGACGGTCTCCTCCTCGACGCCATGCGCCGCAAGCAGAAGTTCGCCGAAGAGCTCACGCTCCTCCCAGATGGCAACGGCTTCCTCATCATCGAGTTCGGCGGCGACACCCAGGCCGAGGCCAACACCAAAGCCCGCGCCCTCGTCGCCTCACTCAAAACCATCGCACCAGACGCCACCACGCGCATCTACACCTCCGTCGAAGCCAAGAGCATCTGGCGCGTCCGCGAGTCCGCCCTCGGCGCCACCGCCTTCATCCCCGGCGTAGGAACCGGCTGGGAGGGTTGGGAGGACGCCGCCGTCGATCCCCATCAACTCGGCAGCTACCTCCGCGCCATCTTCGCCCTTATGAACGAGTACGGCTACCGCAGCCCCATGTACGGCCACTTCGGCCAGGGCTGCGTCCACATGCGACACAACTTCGACCTCGAAACTCCCGAAGGTATCCTCAAATTCCGCCAGTTCATGGACCGCGCCACCGACATCGCTCTCGCGCACGGCGGCTCTCTCTCCGGCGAACACGGCGATGGTCAGGCCCGCGGCGCTCTCCTCCCCAAGATGTTCGGCCCCGAGCTCATGCAGGCCTTCCGCACCTTCAAGAGCCTCTTCGACCCCACCAATCGCCTCAACCCCAACAAGCTCATCGACGCGCACGAGCCGCACGAAGACCTTCGCCTCGGCGCCGACTACAATCCCTGGCACCCAAAAACTCACTTCGCCTACGCCGAGAACAACGGCTCCTTCGCCTCAGCCAATCTCCGCTGTGTCGGCGTCGGAGCCTGCCGCAAAACCGACGCCGGCACCATTTGTCCCAGCTTCATGGCCACCGGCGAAGAGCTTCACTCCACCCGCGGCCGCGCCCACCTCCTCTGGGAGCTGATGCAAGGCGAAGTCCTCCCCGACCAATGGAAGAACAAGCAGGTCAAAGAGTCTCTCGACCTCTGCCTCGCCTGCAAAGCCTGCAAGTCCGAGTGCCCCGTCTCGGTCGACATGGCCACCTACAAATCCGAGTTCCTCGCTCACCACTACGAAGGCGAGCCCCGTCCGCTCTCGCACTACGCCTTCGGCCGCATCGACGTCTTCGCCCGCCTAGCCTCCTACGCCCCGCACCTCGTCAACGCCGTCAACCACACTCCCCTCATCAGCTCCATCATCAAAAAAATTCTCCACATCCACCCAAAGCGCAGCTTCCCGCGCTTCTCCAAACCCTTCACCCCCGATCGCCGTCTCGCCCGCGACCCTCAACGCCGCCGCGACCGCCGCATTCCACTCCCCGCCGACGCCCCCGAGGTCTTCCTCTGGGCCGACACCTTCAACAACTACTTCCACCCCGCCGCCATGCGCGCCGCTCACAACGTCCTCACCACCGCCGGCTTCCGCGTCACGCTCCCCACGCAACACCTCTGCTGCGGCCGTCCCCTCTACGACTTCGGCATGCTCGACACCGCCAAAGACTATCTCCTCAAAACTCTCAACGCCCTCACCGCGCAGCTACAAGCCGGCACCCCCATCGTCGTCCTCGAACCCTCCTGCGCCTCCGTCTTCCGCGACGAACTCACCAACCTCCTCCCCCACGATCCCCGCGCGCAAAAGCTCCGCGACCAGACCTTCCTTCTCAGCGAGTTCCTCGTCAAACGCGCCCCCCACTACCGTCCCCCGCAACTCAACGAAAAGATCCTCGTCCACGGCCACTGCCATCACCGCGCCACCATGGGCATGCAAGACGAAATAACCCTCCTCCGCCTCACCGGAGCCGAAGTCGAACTCCTCGACTCAGGTTGCTGCGGCATGGCCGGCCCCTTTGGCTTCGAAAAAGACAAGTTCGCCGTCTCGCAAACCCTCGCCAACCGCGTTCTCCTCCCTGCGGTCCGCGCCAAATCCGCAGGCACCATCCTCGTCACCGACGGCTTCAGCTGCGCCGAGCAGATCACCCAGAACACCAAAGCCAAACCCATGCACCTCGCCGAAGTCCTCGCCCAATCCCCTCAAGACTAA
- a CDS encoding nuclear transport factor 2 family protein, with product MMSITKTAEEFLAACETGKGWSVCSAYCTPGATFSAQAEPLAEVSTVEQYTNWMQGLLTVLTDGTYDVKSFATDTERNNVNIYAVFTGTHLAGGPISPTGKTTKSDYVYFLQFDGDKISHFTKIWNSGFAMKELGWA from the coding sequence ATGATGTCGATTACGAAGACAGCGGAAGAGTTTCTGGCAGCTTGTGAGACGGGCAAGGGCTGGTCGGTATGCAGCGCATATTGCACCCCCGGGGCTACGTTCTCCGCACAGGCGGAACCGCTCGCCGAGGTGTCGACGGTTGAGCAGTACACCAACTGGATGCAAGGGTTGCTTACGGTTCTTACCGACGGAACGTATGATGTGAAGTCATTCGCGACCGATACAGAACGGAACAACGTCAACATCTACGCGGTTTTCACTGGCACGCACTTGGCAGGCGGCCCGATTTCGCCGACCGGAAAGACCACGAAGTCCGACTATGTTTACTTCCTACAATTCGACGGTGACAAAATCTCCCATTTCACAAAGATCTGGAACTCCGGGTTTGCGATGAAAGAACTCGGCTGGGCCTAA
- a CDS encoding DUF1338 domain-containing protein codes for MSTSNGVLRETLDKIIGTDRTEHLFKLLVIHPEIAAALGPQVSRAVLAQALNMLLFEDLLRRVPTAKTYADYTLSKGRQILHDHGAVRTVALEGMGGLPAGQEAITRILRPLGYALNGVYPLERLKMTGRSHAQADYPEAIAQFFLSELHPERFSPEFQAAVRRVTASSKDPVTPQAKSLLDKLESTGSLSVDESVTLLPILASVFERQHTEPTLADYEILLAESPEMAWISTEGNAFNHATDRVPDVDQLAEEQKALGQPMKAAVETSQSGRVRQTAFLAAKVQRKFHTAEGALVAKEVNGSFYEFITRLPLPEEDGKQKLDLGFDSSNAQAIFKMTATGKS; via the coding sequence ATGAGCACAAGCAACGGCGTACTACGCGAAACACTCGACAAGATCATCGGTACCGACCGCACCGAACACCTCTTCAAGCTCCTGGTCATCCATCCCGAGATCGCCGCCGCCCTCGGCCCGCAGGTCTCTCGCGCCGTCCTCGCGCAAGCACTCAACATGCTCCTCTTCGAAGACCTTCTTCGCCGCGTCCCCACTGCCAAAACTTACGCCGACTACACCCTCAGCAAGGGGCGGCAGATCCTTCACGATCACGGTGCCGTCCGCACCGTCGCCCTCGAAGGCATGGGCGGCCTGCCCGCCGGACAAGAGGCCATCACCCGCATCCTGCGTCCGCTCGGCTACGCGCTCAACGGCGTCTACCCGCTCGAGCGTCTCAAGATGACCGGCCGCTCCCACGCCCAGGCCGACTACCCCGAAGCGATCGCGCAGTTCTTCCTCAGCGAGCTCCATCCCGAGCGCTTCTCCCCCGAGTTCCAGGCCGCCGTCCGGCGCGTCACCGCGAGCTCGAAGGACCCCGTCACCCCGCAGGCGAAGTCCCTCCTCGACAAACTCGAATCCACCGGCTCCCTCAGCGTCGATGAATCTGTAACTCTGCTGCCCATCCTCGCCTCGGTCTTCGAGCGTCAGCACACCGAACCCACGCTCGCCGACTACGAAATCCTCCTCGCAGAATCCCCCGAGATGGCCTGGATCTCCACCGAGGGCAACGCCTTCAACCACGCCACCGACCGCGTCCCCGACGTCGATCAACTCGCCGAAGAACAGAAAGCCCTCGGCCAGCCCATGAAGGCTGCCGTCGAAACCTCGCAGTCCGGCCGTGTTCGCCAGACAGCCTTTCTGGCCGCTAAGGTTCAACGCAAGTTCCACACCGCAGAAGGCGCACTCGTCGCCAAAGAGGTCAACGGCTCCTTCTACGAATTCATCACTCGCCTGCCGCTCCCCGAAGAAGACGGCAAGCAGAAACTCGATCTCGGCTTCGACAGCTCCAACGCCCAGGCCATCTTCAAGATGACCGCCACCGGCAAGTCCTAG